The nucleotide sequence TTGCCCGCTTCGGCAAAGAAGGCTTTGAACATCACGGAAAACCAGAAGGTTCGGTTATGACAGTGGACTTCACCGCAAATGGACAGAAATTTGTGGCGATTAACGGCGGCCCTATTTTCAAATTCAACGAATCTATTTCCTTGATGGTTTATTGTGACACCCAAGCACAGATTGATGAATACTGGGAAAAATTAATGGCCGGCGGAGGCAAACCTCAGCAATGTGGATGGCTGAAAGATAAGTTTGGTCTTTCATGGCAAGTCGTTCCGACCATTATGGACGAGATGCAAAAAGACGGCACACCTGAACAAGTCAAACGCGTGATGGCTGAAATGTACAAGATGGTGAAATTCGATATCGAAACTTTAAAGCGTGCTTATAAAGGATAATCCATGAAAACATTTTTGGCTGTCTATTTGGGAACGGAAGAGTCCACCCATCAAAAGTGGAAATCTCTCAACGAAAAGGAAAGACACGAACGCGAAAAACAAGGTGTTGAAGCCTGGATGAATTGGGGCAAAAAACATCAGCTGGCGATTAAAGACAACGGAACTCCGCTTGGAAAAACAAAACGCGTGGACTCAAGCGGTATCTCTGACACTCGCAATAATCTTACGGGCTATGTGATTGTCGAAGCACCCAATGCTGAAGAAGCTGCAAAGATGTTCTTAAATCATCCGCACTTCACTATCTTTCCCGGAGATGGCGTTGAAATCATCGAGTGTTTGAATTTAGAAGAAGTGATGAAAAAGAAAACTTAATATAATTTCACTGCTACCGTGGCAGTGAAATTATGGTTTAGGGCTGTTCATTCTATTTTCGTCCGTAAGGAATGGCTCTGAAACCCATGCGGCCGCTTTATCGTAATCATCTAAGGTAAAGCCCTGCACTTTTCCTGGCACCAAAGGACTTAAGGCATCGTAGAAAAGGCGCACCGTCTTTTGGTCAGAAACAATCGCCATACGATTCCAGCGACGAATATGTTTGAAGCTGATTTTTAGATAATCCAGCAGAGCATTCAGAGTGTAGTTCTGCATTCCTGTTTCTAAGCGTACAATCAGATTGATGGCATCATACTTCTGAGCCACCTCGTCCACCCTCTTCATCACGATTTTTTTGTATTCATCCGCATCGACAATTCCAGAGGCTTTATAAGCGACGACATAGGACGGAAAATTTTCGAGTAGCTCTACCATGATAACTCCCATCAAAGATGTGATGTTGAGTGTAGAGAATACTCGTGCAGACTCAATGAGGCAGATTGTGTTTTACGCTAGTGGAACTAATTCGAAGCGTCTTTGACCCCAGCCCACTCTAAGGCCTGTTCGTTTTTTAAGTAAGAACGCATTTTAACGATCTTGTCGTCTCGGAAAACGAAAACATCGGCAACGCGCCCGTCGATCCATTCTGTTTTATTTTTCAACCTTACGCGAACATGCACAAATACAACGACCTTGTTGCCCGAGACGAGATAACGCTCGGGCTGACAGCTACCCTCGGCCCAGGTTGAACGGCCCGAGGTAATATGCGCCCTCATTTCGTCAAGTCCACGATAAGTTCCACCCGTTGGCAAATCTTCGAATTCGACGCGCTCAATATTCGGATCAAAGAGTTTCATAGCTGCAGATATATCATTGCTGTTGAGTGCTTCATAAAAGGCTCTGACAGTTTCAACCTCGGGCGTCTGCATTGAACTTGGGTGTGTCGACATGGCAACCTCGTTAGTTCTTTTATGATGATCGAGAATGCCTTCGGGATCACCATAAAAAAGTGCAGCGACGCAACAGATGCCGAATAACGTGAGTCTCACATTGAGACAAAAGTGAGACAGTGAAAGTTTTGCAAGGTACATTTCCAGAGGGAAATGCCTGAAAAATATGCACGTTTTGCGAGTGCCACAGGTGGGCGGAGTCGCGTAGCCAGCGGCGCGGCCCATCTGGGAAACTCGTTCAAGCGTGCAAGCACATGGTAGAGTGCGTTCTCATGCTTGGCCGATAACTCGTCTTGCGGTGGGGGCGCAATAGGAATGAAAAACAGTCTATTAAACGCTCTCACAAGCCTGTGAGAGCGAAAAGAATCACAGGGCATACAAGTTAAAAGCCAAGTTCCCCCAACGCGTGCAGGGCCTCGTAAGAGGGTAAAAGGGGGATGCGCCGAAGCGTGCTAACGACTCGGTGGAGCTGGGTGGGATTAACTATAGGGAAGCAATTTTTTTGTGGACCTATAGGGCTCACTGCGCCTTGCGGCATCCGATCTGATGGAACTGGCCGGGAATTTCGGCCCTTCCCTCTCTCGAAACGAGTTTCAAAATCCAAGACACAACTTAACCGCACTGCGGTTGTCGAACGGAGGACGAAACTATGCGCTACCCGAAAACGTGGGCCGAAGACTTTGCAAAGTCTCTCTCGCAGCTCGTTTTTTCAATCGAAGAGCTGGACAGATTTATTAAAATCTTTCAGCGCGAATCAAAACGAAAATTCGACTTTAAAAAAGAAGGTCTTTGCATGACCGCCGTCGAATTTTTCCAATACCAGAAACAGGTGAAAGAGTGTCTCGCGGCCTTGCGAAAACGTCGCCGCGAAATTCTGCGGGAGGCAAAAATATGAAAAATAAAGTCGGTCGGCCAAAACTCGCTCTTAAACCAGCGATAGCGGCGCATAAAAGACTCAACCCAAAGGGCTGGGACGGAAAAAAGAAAAACCGCGCCACGGCCTCCACAAGCGAAATAAACACATTGCCTATCGGAAGGGAGCAAAACACCTATGGAAGTAACTAAAAGGCCGCGCGCGGCGATCTGTCCGAATGACGTTCATTGCGAAATTTACAACCCAATGGAAGAGGAGCTGATTTTTGAGAGAATGGAAGATCACGCCCGCCGACGCCTAAAAATGAACTTGCAGCCGGGACCGCAAAAAGTCCTCTGCAAGCCAGACGGCTTTTGCTACCTCCCGCACCAATACTACACTGTGAAAACCAAGTCCGGGCGGCCATGCAGCTTTATCAAAAATTTTGGCGACGAAATGTTTAAAGGAAATAAAAAGCCCTCCGCGCCGGAAGCTTGGGAGAAAAAACATTTCTAGTCTCACGATGAGACGGTCAAGAAAATTTACCTAACCGTTTTTCAGTTTAAGGCCGAAAATATGAGCATGAAACCGATCATATTTTTGGCCCTTTTTTCAATAATGGTTTTGTTTTTTCAAAACTGTTCCGGCGGCGGCGAAACGGCTTTAAAAATTGACTCAAAAACCCCCACAGAAACGCCCTCAAATGAGCCCCAAGAGCCAGTAAAAGAAGTGCAAGAGCATCAAAAAGTCGTTTATATAGACCCGAAAGCACAGAGTATTTATCAAAAATTCTTAGATATGGGAAAAAACGTTATCGTCACTGATCTAATCATTGAGGTCATTGACTATGATGGCGCAGTCGTGAACACGGCAGTTCCGGGTATTTGCATCAAAGAAGAGAATAAAACTCCGAGAATTATATTGCAAAAACATATCTGGGATAGTTATGGCGACAGTTACTTGGGCGACTGGGATAAGACAGCGTCTTTAGGATATCACTTTGGCAAGTGCTTCTTAAATAGAGAGGATGACCTCACTATGTATGCAGGTATGCCCGAAAGCTTCATGAATCCAAATTGGCGCTATTGGCAGTTTCAAAGCGGCAATAACACCTACTGGTTTGATTCGCAGCCTCGTCTTGGTTTTTCCGAGTTTTACTGGGGCACGCCTTATTTTATTGAATAAATAAAAAAATCCTTGCGCTAAATTCAGACATTTTTTCTTCTTAAAGAGGTCTTTTTGACCAGCTCGGAGGGGCCCCCAAGCCCTCTCTGGGCGACTTTTAAAGGAGCTAAAAATGCCTTATTTAATTGCCGCCCTTGTCGCAGGTTTTTTAGCCGCCGGACTTTTTGGCGACGAAAACACCGAAGAAAACGAAACAAAAACATCCAAAGCCCCTCCCAAAAAATCAAAAAAGTCTGAGGATGAAGAATAATGGAAACGGAAGTTATTGAACAACCGTCAACGGAAGTTTCCGAACTAATTCAGTCGATTGGCGAAGCGAAGCAAGAAATTGCAGAGGTGACTCAGGCGATTGACAAAAAAGAGCGCAAAGGTGGGCGTCCGAAAGGCTCAACCGACAAACAACCGCGAAAAAAGAAGGGGCAAGTTGAGGTTCAAAGCAACCTTAACCCTTCTCCTTCCGTAGATCAGGGCCAAGATTTAGCGCCGACGGCTGAAATGATTATGCCGATGCTCGAAGGAGTTATCAAGTTTCCGTTCGATATTGCGGCCTCACGCACGGGTTGCGAAAAACTTCGAGTTACCGAAGAAGAAGCAAAACCCACTGTGCAAGCACTCGATCAGTTTTTGCGTTTTTATATGCCGGACTTGAATCAAGCCGACCCGAAACTTGTTGCGGCTTTCACTCTTATTTCATCGGCGAGTCTATTGGGATATGCCAAGTTCCAGGTGTATTCAGATTGGAAAGCAGAAGAGGATGCGAAGCTAAAAAAACAGCTTGAGCAAGCGCAGCCGCAACCTCCAACGCCCCAGCCAGTGAGAGCCCCACAGAGTCCTTTCGAGGTTATTCAGGCGAATTGATATGTTTAAAGTGACCGACTTTACCCTTGCGATGGGCATTAAAGGAAGCGGCAAGACTTACCTTTCAAGGAAGGTTCAAAGTTTTTTCCCAAAAGTCGTAGTCATTGATACCATGAACGAGTATCACGACGGCCTTGTTTTTAGTGATTTTGATAGTTTTTGCGAAACTCTCTTAGAGTTTAAGAAAAATCGAAAAAAGGTTTTTCGGTTAATTTTTAAGTTTTCGCCTGAAACAAAAAATAAGGCGGTTATTTTTGATAACCTTTTAAGAATACTCTTTAAGTGCGGCAATCTCTGTATTGTGATCGAAGAGATACACATGTACTCGTCACCGCACAAGCTCCCTCAATGGCTTGAAAACTGCGTCCTTATTGGGAGACATCAAAATCTTTCAATGGTTTTCACATCACAAAGACCGGGCGAAATTAACAAAACAATCCTCTCTCAATGCCAACACGTTTTTTGCGGGCGGGCTTTTGAGAAAAACGATATTGATTATCAAAAATCATTTTTAGGGGTTTTTGCAAATAACCTAAAAACTATGAAAAAAAGGATGTTCATTTATTTTTCGCCGGACAGAGAAACTCTGCTTTTGATGGACAATGATTTAAAAACAGGACTTGAATTAAAAGAAGACACTTCCGACCCTTAAGGTCAGAGGTTCAAAACAACAACAAACTTTTTTTGCCCGATAACTACGGGCCAAGGAGTACACAATGCCAAGCAAAAAGGCAATTATCACAGGTCTCGCTCTAGCAGCGGCTTTCATGTTGATCTATAACAAGGTGCCCGCAGTTAAACGCGCCCTTGGCGGCGCGTAAGAGGTGCGATCATGGCAGGAGTTATGACGCAAGTTCCTCGTGCTGAAAGGCAGAGGATTCTAGAACACATTGACTTTAAAGAGGGACAAGTTCTCTCTCGTGACCTTCCTAAAGATACGGTGCTGAAGCACCTAATCTTGCGCTTGAGCGGTGCAGTTCAAACAACCTACGCATCCGGCACTCCTATTGCCAATGCGGAGAGCACTTTCGACAGTATCATTAGCCGAATTGACGTGAAAATCAACGGCGGGACGA is from Bdellovibrio bacteriovorus and encodes:
- a CDS encoding VOC family protein, which produces MKPFGIGICLWFDSEAEDAAKFYTSIFKDGRIGTIARFGKEGFEHHGKPEGSVMTVDFTANGQKFVAINGGPIFKFNESISLMVYCDTQAQIDEYWEKLMAGGGKPQQCGWLKDKFGLSWQVVPTIMDEMQKDGTPEQVKRVMAEMYKMVKFDIETLKRAYKG
- a CDS encoding STAS/SEC14 domain-containing protein, with the protein product MVELLENFPSYVVAYKASGIVDADEYKKIVMKRVDEVAQKYDAINLIVRLETGMQNYTLNALLDYLKISFKHIRRWNRMAIVSDQKTVRLFYDALSPLVPGKVQGFTLDDYDKAAAWVSEPFLTDENRMNSPKP
- a CDS encoding AAA family ATPase gives rise to the protein MFKVTDFTLAMGIKGSGKTYLSRKVQSFFPKVVVIDTMNEYHDGLVFSDFDSFCETLLEFKKNRKKVFRLIFKFSPETKNKAVIFDNLLRILFKCGNLCIVIEEIHMYSSPHKLPQWLENCVLIGRHQNLSMVFTSQRPGEINKTILSQCQHVFCGRAFEKNDIDYQKSFLGVFANNLKTMKKRMFIYFSPDRETLLLMDNDLKTGLELKEDTSDP
- a CDS encoding nuclear transport factor 2 family protein; this translates as MSTHPSSMQTPEVETVRAFYEALNSNDISAAMKLFDPNIERVEFEDLPTGGTYRGLDEMRAHITSGRSTWAEGSCQPERYLVSGNKVVVFVHVRVRLKNKTEWIDGRVADVFVFRDDKIVKMRSYLKNEQALEWAGVKDASN